ataaaactttctagatatgtgtggcagaccccaaagtggtgccttttgctgtctacaggttattgtgatttattagttacagatatatggcatgtataattttcatgaattccatggaaacaattcaaacttagtctaaaaaacaatgagaactctcagattatttgtcctttcaaacatgtgagggccggggggatatgccatcttctgatgactcttgttttggtAAGTATTATACCATACTTGTTGACCAAATCTATGAATTTACGGGATCACTTTTTGACATgagtaattaaaaaaaacccagcaaattgttttcataagtACTATACTATTCCTGTTGAGAAAACCTATGCATTTATGGCTGCACTTTTGGACAACAGCAGCTGTAGATTGTTTTGATATGTACTAAGTCCCATACTTGCTGACAAAAACTGTCGCAGCATTTACGGCcaaaaaacattttatacaatcctttcatttaattcttgtaaTTTACAAATGCATAGATAACATGCAAATAATTGGTGTTATAAGTGTTGTCTATCCATGAATATTGCTTTTGCTGTTATCAGTTTACTAGttaaatatttatcagaaaCATTACTACATAGTATTATGTGAAGGCTGTAACATGGAAGTTATATACAGATTGCAATTCTTTACCAAATAACTGGTATTACGGTGTTACCTAGATATGGGATATTACtaataatataacacataatattatgtgaagAATATAGTATGGAAGTTGACAAAACCATGCGTTTATGGCATATATCAGACCATTTTGAACAAACTGGGGCGTTTTGACCAAacctggggcgatttgaccaaatatctggggcgatttgaccaaatatctggggcgatttgaccatatttggtgGGGTGTTTTGtcgctggggcgatttgaccggCACCCCCCTCAGACATAactaatataaaaaaaataaccacACTATACGGGGCTGAACCACACAGTGTTTACCTCTGTTAATCTGCAGATGAAAGAATGTAGGGAAATGGAAGGAGCTCTTTTCGACATTTCTGATAACCTACCACTTGAAGACAACAGTGGAGACAGCGGACACAGAGTTGACATCTCTCTCGTATAGTTCTACAATGCGGAAATGTGGTATTGGTAAGCGATACATGTACAAAACAATCTGAACGCAACACTGATGCATATCATTGATATCTAACATAAAAAGACAAATGTATGTTTCTATTCACCTCGTGAGTCTTCTCTGTGACACTACTGCGAACGACGTTGAATGTTAAAAACTAAATTAATATCCCATCACGTGTCAGTCcaaacatcaacccatgtttacAGAAATAAGGGATCCTTCACTGAGTACtttaaaacaaatgtcattaatACAGCCAGGAAAATAATATAACTGAGTAAAAGTTCTAACGCGATTAAAACTGTGCCTCTTTAACAGTTGTTGTGTTTTTCTTACTACAGCACCGACGATTTCGTTAAATGATTGTCGTTGTGTTGTTAGTGATTTCTCCCCTCATGAAGTATCTACCTCCACACTGAAGAGTTCCATATTCCCGCCACATTCAACTATGAAAAGTGCCGGCAAGAGAAGTTCTAGGGTGTCCGTCACGTTTGCTGGCGACGACGATGTCGTACAACACATCATTAACGTAGAAGACAAAGATCAAGGTTAGTCAGACTTTGTTTTGTCATTAATTGCCACAGGATCAGGCAAACGCCGATACAGAATTTTGATCGCACGTACAATCAGTTTCAAAGAAATAATATCCATAATCCAGTGCGAGTCACCTAAAGAATTGAGAataaatttgaaacattttttactGGAGgttccaaaatcatttgcaTAACTGGTATTTGGCAGTTTTTGTCTGCTGAATATTTCTTTATCTGTCAGTTATACTTTCAGCCCAAAAACTGAGAAATAGAAAAGTAAGTTTTTCAACTGGAACACGGAAACAGAAAATACAAGAAGAGTATGTTGAAGACAGCAGTGATGAGGATGAAGTGTGTGGACCATCATCAGGTATCAGGATAGTGTAACATGAAGGATGTTTCCATGAAATAAATAATGGGTAGTGAATAACCGATATGGTTTGACTCTTTGTTTCAAATCATTCTTGTGTGCGTCTGCATGCTTCCCCGCTGTTACTTGGTATGTAACCAGCTGTTGGTGTGTACGGTCACCATTAGGCAAAGTCGAGGGTAAGAGTTCTACCTGTACCCCTCATCCcaatcaaaagccaaaattacaaactgacgtGCATACCTCatcctaaatatacattcagtaaacTAGGACAGGTATAAGAAACAATCAAagaacttatttcagtgttggaatattacaccagGGAAGGTGGAAATATTCTATGTCAAAGAAGAAGGGTACGGGCAGAACTCTTTCCAAGTTGAAAACCAGTCTCTGTCAGTCAGTAAGATCACAAATGTGCTAAATTGGGAGAATTAGTATTCTGTTTTGATTATGTGTTGGTCACTGGTTTTTGTTTCCAGCTCTGGAAGCTGAAGGAGACATCCATGGCAGTGATGTTTTTCAGTTCAAGAAAAATAAGAAATCAGGCCAGATGGCCCAGAAAGGTAAATCAACGCAAAGCAATGTACAATTGAATTAGGtgaaattataaataataattaaataataagACTGTTCATATTTTTAAGTAAATTGTGCAGCTTGAATTTTAATGTAACACTGTTCTGTCACCAGTTGAGGTCTAAAATACCTAAGAAGATCTGGGTTGGAATTGGTATTCAGCAGCCTAGGctagttgtaagaggcaactaacgggattgtgtggtcaggttcactgacatggttgtcactgtatcccaactgtttacatcaatgctcatgctgttgatcactggatcactcgatcatttacaaaccgccactaTAAAAGTACATGTTTTTCCATACAGCTTCAGAGTCAAGAACTCCAAAATCTTTCCGATCTCAAGTGCAACAGGAATCTCCAAAAGATGAATATAGGGTCAAGCCCCTTCAGGAAAGTAAGtctaattattttcattactaaAGATCATGGCTAGTAGTTTTTAGAAACTATCTTTTGTCCAGTTTAGAAGAGAGAGAATAGAGAAGTCTGCTTTTTCAGTGCCCTGATGGCACATGTGAAGTGACACAAATAATACTCTCTGTGATTCATTTGCTGGAAAATGAGATTATATtgtatggtttaaacatattttttcaccCATTGACATAAATCATCAATGGTACTCTTGATCTTATTGGTTAACATGGACATGGCCATTTTAAAGTCGAACTGGCCCAGGGATCACATCCTAATTGAGATATGTTCATGCAATATTCCTCAAAGTTTGCCTCTATTTGTGACACTATAGTCAGAAGAACAGTGCTTGTCGTGTCACGTTTTCTGGATCGACTTTGAGTACTGTGGTGTTGACAGGTGTTTGTTCCTAAGACGACAGACTATTCCTGACTTTTGTCTTCAGTTCCTGTGCCAGTGACCCCCAAGCATACTGAAGGAACCACCACTCCTCGGAAGTCTCGCAGGAACCGCAGACCAGAAGCAACTACGCCATACAGGTTGCGAAAGAGACATGATGAAGGTTAGTGGAGAGTCTGATTAAACTGTTGTACATGATCAGAAATGGCCTTATTGCCCTTTTTGATTTCCCTGTGGACATTCTTTGACAAAAGTAATGAAACTCCATATGTTACAGTATTGACCTGTGTTTGTGTAGAAATGGTCTTGTGATTTCCGGCCCTCTTCCATGTGGATTCATCTTATATATTTCTAGAGGGGAGTATGTTACATGCAATGTAATAATCATAAGTCACAACTCACGTGTAAGCTTGTCCCGGGGTTAGAGGTTAAACGTTTGCTTGTCTGACCTGGTTATTATtctgcacatgggtacaaagcgGGAAACAAATGACTAGTTTCCCTTGccttgaaatattgctgaaaatttagttaaactaaactcactcacttactgtaaGCTTGTCCGCAGGTAATTCTTCTGAGGATGACAGTTTCGAGTCATCCAGCGACAGTGAGGGGTCAGAAGAAGACTCTCAGACTACAACACAAGGCCGCAGCAGACGCAGAAAAACTGGTGATGTTGAATTTGTAAGTGTGCTTTAAAATGCTGGTTTAAggaatgtatttttcattttatcagAATATTTCCTCAGAGCCACATAAATAATAAGAATCATTCATAGTTTTAAATCATTCTACTGGCCTTTTATAAAATGTCTGTATCCAAACCCTTGTAAATGGTCAAGGTGCAAATATATTATTACCCAGGTTAACCCAAACTGCCTCTGAGGCACTAGAAGTTTAACAGTCATATGAtttacccattcactgctggggtCTTAGAGTACTTTGTGAGTTTACGGAAGTTAACTTCTGTATTATGAGGACATTCATAAAACTCTCTTaattatgtgtatcacttctaaatgacattcaaagatcTTTTCATGGTGTCTTAGATGGAAGAAGATGTTAGTTTGTAGGAATGAAACCGAGACAAATATAGTTGGGATATACCCTGGTATTCAATTTTGATTTTGCAGGCTACAAATGCTGAGGAATATTTTGACATCCATTCTGGTGCTGCGATCACATCAGACAGGACACTGTCTAAGCTGGACACGCCGCGTCTGGACCAGCAATCTCTTAGTGCTCTGCTGGAGTCTGTCAGTAGCAGCCATGTTCCTGAGTGTGCTGGTCTACTACAGGAACACATGGCGCTTTTCTCCAAGTGGATGTTCCAGATGTGGTGAGGACGCTTTCGTGCAAGTCATTGGTCAGAAATGCCCTTCCCCCGTATTATTTGTGATGTGTATCATTTTACTGTTCATGGCAATGAAGGCTAAAATTAGTCTGGAGTAGGATTTGACTTTGACCTAGAGAAGAAAGGGTCCAGAGAGCCCCCATTTTTATTATCATGCTGATcttaacctgtgaagatccgggttagaattggtgttcagaaacccctgcttgtcataaaagttgactaatgggatcaggtgacCTGCTTGACACAtgcatcattgtatcccaattgcaagAGAtagctgctcatgctgttgatcactggattgtcttgttcagactcgattgttttacagactgctacaatatagctggaatattgctgagtgtgggacAACACTACACTCATGATCATGACCAATACTGATATGCTTATGtccttgttttcatttcagtaaTGATTTCAACATATTGCTGTATGGTTTGGGGTCCAAACGGGGCCTGATTGAAACATTTCGCCAAAAGTATCTCCAGGATTTCTCACATGTTGTGGTGAACGGATACTTTCCCAGTCTGACAGTGAAACATGTAATCCATTTGTtgtttatgtccatcatataacGAGAATCAACACATCACACCATAGCAGCATATTTCCTTAATGGGCAATAATGAATATACAACCATTGATATGTGGAATACATGCAGGTGACATAATTGTTGgatttttatatatactgaacagcaaaagaaacacatctgtttttgtttttgttggttttttttgtcaatGTTATTTATAGAAACATGAACAAGAACGTTTACTTTTTTGAGattttttttttcgaaacttgcatttcttttgctgttcagtatactctTGCAAGGTATCCATGTCAATTCATCCAGTAGTTACCTGAGTTATGATCTTAAGAAAGAATTTCATAACCTTAGTGTTTCAAACTTATAGTGGCTTGTGTTCATGTATGTGATATAAATAGATacaagggtgagattctatttatcatcaaattCTCATTCTTTCAATGCCTTCTGTTTCTAAACAGTTATGGGGCAATAACCAAGTGGTTAGGCATATACTTGTCATGCCGAAAACCTGGGTTTtaccacatgggcacaatgtgatATTGCTCTATAATATTGCTGGTTTATTGCAGAAAGCAACATAAACCATGCTCACTGATTACCAAGGTTTAGACGTAATGCTTGTTCTTGCAGATTCTGTCCTGTATTATAGATGAGATTATAGAGGATGAGGTGCATATCCGCACACCAGCCGATCAGTATGAGTACATCAGGAGGCACTTTGAGAACTCGGGTAGGACCATCTGGGCAGATTTTTTTTTAATAGACAGGAACTATATCAGGTGCCCTTAGCAGgcattattttttaagtttagtGTTTAATTGTAACATTTCAGTCAGTGGATACCAACATTTGATTGGTAAATTAGATAGGACCAACCTCGCATGTCAGCGTTTTATGGGTAACTGTGTAGGTCTTTCTTAGCATTACAGTGTTTGATGGGTAACTAGTGCCCTTATTTGATGGGTAAAGTGCATAGGACCATATTAGCATACCAGTATTTGATGGTTAAAGTACCCAGGACCAATGTAACAGGACTGTATTAGCATACCAGTATTTGAAGTACCTAGGACCAATGTAACATACCAGTATCTGATTGGTAAGGTCCACAGGACTACATTAGCATACCACTATTTGAACTACCTAGGACCAGTGTAACAACCAGTATCTGATGGGTAAGGTCCACAGGAATATATTAGCATACCACTATTTGATGTATATCGTACATAGGACCAATGTAACATACCAGTATCTGATGGGTAAGGTCCACAGGAATATATTAGCATACCACTATTTGATGTATATCGTACATAGGACCAATGTTACATACCAGTATCTAAAGGGTAAGGTCCACAGGAATATATTAGCATACCACTATTTGATGTATATAGTACATAGGACCAACTTAGCATACTTATATTTGATGGGTAACATATATAGGGCTAACTTGGCACACCAGAATAGGAATGGATAAACAAAATGAACCTGCTAAGGCAGTATAATGCCTCGTTTGTTCCTTTTAGCAGTGAAGGACTCTCACTCAGTCTCATGTTATGGGATAAAACCTGTAGTCAACATGTCTCGTTTCAGAGTATCAAGACTTTTACTTGATCATTCACAACATTGATGGCTCCATGTTGCGTGGCGAGAAGACGCAGAATCTCCTCAGTCTGTTGGCACAAGTGCGAGGAATCCACATCATAGCTTCTATAGACCACATTAATGCCCCACTCAGTAAGTGTGGCAGAATTGCTGAAAATGTAGGCCACATTAATGCCCCCCTCAGTAAGTGTGGCAGAATTGCTGAAAATGTAGGCCACATTAATGCCCCACTCAGTAAGTGTGgcagtattgctgaaaatgtagGCCACATTAATGCCCCACTCAGTGAGTGTGgcagtattgctgaaaatgtagGCCACATTAATGCCCCCTCAGTAAGTGTGgcagtattgctgaaaatgtagACCACATTAATGCCTCCCTCAGTGAGTGTGGCAGTATTGCTGAATATGTAGACCACATTGATGCCCCTCAGTAAGTGTGGCAGTATTGCTGTAAATGCACACTACATTAATGCCCCCTCAGTAAGTGGCAGTATTGCTGTAAATGTATACCACATTAATGCCCCTCAGTAAGTGTGGCAGTATTGCTGAATATGTAGACCACATTAATACCCCTCAGTAAGTGTGGCAGTATTGCTGAATATGTAGACATTAATGCCCCCTCAGTAAGTGTGGCATTATTGCTGAATATGTAGACCACATTAATGCCCCTCAGTAAGTGTGGCAGGACTGCTGAATATGTAGACCACATTAATGCCCCTCAGTAAGTGTGGCAGGACTGCTGAATATGTAAGCCCAGTTAGTCATAATGCCCCCTCAGTAATAATGGCAGTTTTCATTGGTCTTAATACCATGTTAATGTCCGCTTTGTGATTAGGGCAGTGTTCCAGCTTACAATAAACACATTAGCCAATAAACACATTTGGCAAGTGTTCAACAGTAAACCTACACCATTTGAAAGATAATGGAGAATGGAAACATACACGCTGTGAATTCAAATTATGACCATGTAGCTGACAGACTCACGATTTATTTCAGTTTGGGACCACACTAAGTGCTGTCGGTTCAACTGGCTTTGTTTCGACACAACCACATACATCCCCTACTCATCCGAAACATCATACGAGAACTCCCTGCTTGTGCAGCAGACAGGCGCCTTGGCTCTCAGCTCCCTCACTCATGTCATGAAGAGTCTCACTACCAATGCCAAGGGGATCTTCCTGCTGTTGGCCAAACATCAACAAGAGAACAAGGAGAACGCTACATATATAGGTACAGTCTTCAAAATGACATACGTTTTAGAGTTCTGTGTCTTAAACATACAGCACAGGTTGCCCAGTCACCTAAGGTACCACAGGACTCCCTTAGCTGCACCAGAACCTTGAGATTGTGGGTTCTAGGCCTGACTCTCATCCTGATTATGCTTACAGGTTTATCTGCATCACGCCAAGCATCCTTGATAAGTTCCAGGTTATACATTCTGATAaatcctggatgcatctatggctccaCCCAATttttttattacctcccttttctgGCTCTGGCTTCTCACAGTAACCAATCAGAGAGACCACTACAAACAACCTTGCCAGTGTCAATAAAGATTGCTGTTGCAGGTTTGCTCACTATGTCACTCAAATTTATGGGAAAATTCATGCAGACACATTGACAGGTcagaaaacataaaaacatgtatgtaagAACTCATTCTACCCTCTTTCAGTGTACATCTGCAAcaattgtgttgccaagtttataTTGTTTAGATTAAACATGCAGAATTAAGATATGATAGAATCATTGTGGTTGGTACACTTAACTTCCCACCATAGACTCCTGATTGGATGAAAAACCAGCAAGGGGAGGTAATGGAATTATGGGATGGAGTCCATAGATGATAGGGTACTAGTAGAGATTtattggaacatataccctgaaGATTATTGAGGCTCC
This portion of the Haliotis asinina isolate JCU_RB_2024 chromosome 10, JCU_Hal_asi_v2, whole genome shotgun sequence genome encodes:
- the LOC137298251 gene encoding origin recognition complex subunit 2-like; amino-acid sequence: MKSAGKRSSRVSVTFAGDDDVVQHIINVEDKDQAQKLRNRKVSFSTGTRKQKIQEEYVEDSSDEDEVCGPSSALEAEGDIHGSDVFQFKKNKKSGQMAQKASESRTPKSFRSQVQQESPKDEYRVKPLQEIPVPVTPKHTEGTTTPRKSRRNRRPEATTPYRLRKRHDEGNSSEDDSFESSSDSEGSEEDSQTTTQGRSRRRKTGDVEFATNAEEYFDIHSGAAITSDRTLSKLDTPRLDQQSLSALLESVSSSHVPECAGLLQEHMALFSKWMFQMCNDFNILLYGLGSKRGLIETFRQKYLQDFSHVVVNGYFPSLTVKHILSCIIDEIIEDEVHIRTPADQYEYIRRHFENSEYQDFYLIIHNIDGSMLRGEKTQNLLSLLAQVRGIHIIASIDHINAPLIWDHTKCCRFNWLCFDTTTYIPYSSETSYENSLLVQQTGALALSSLTHVMKSLTTNAKGIFLLLAKHQQENKENATYIGMSFSELYQRCRESFLVNSDLTLKAQLIEFRDHKLIRSKKSYDGVEHLLIPIDTPTLTEFLEQQEDS